The genomic DNA acccaggtcaATTAAAACATATTCTATAGAGAACATAACATATGTGCAAAGAATCCCAGATTAATAAACAACATGGTCATTACACAGCTCATAAAGGATGTGTGTTACCTAATTTTCATTTACTGTTATTCTGTTTAAAGCAAATTTAATCACACATAAAGAATATATGCAACATTGATGATACTCACCGTCTGTAACCTGAAAAGATTCAAGAAAAAGTTCATCAAGCCTAACAAGCGCAAGTGCATCTTCAACAGTGAAACCTAATATAAACGCTTTGACAAAATCTGCACCTCGTTGTAATGCTCCAATATCTGTAGTTTGTTTGCAAGTCttgaaaagaattataaaaatattataataaaatcaaaGGTTATTGCCTTGTATATTGTTTATTATGCTGATAAGTTTGAGTAAAAAAATTGGGGGAAAGCCAATTATATTCTCCCTAATGTAGCTGCCCAACAGGTATTGTAGATACCGTAATCAATATTCAAATTGACAAAATTATTGTATTCGACCAAAGACTAAAAATCTGATATTAGCGATCACAAAATAAATGAGACTGATAAATTCAACAAGCAATTATTAATGATCAAGGATTTTGAATAGAAATGATGATTTCCAAAATAGACGGTACTATAGCAAGCTCTATGAAAAGAAACAACTGGCTATTGTACTTTGGACAGTTGAATTGTATTTAATGTTGTTATATCAATCATAAAATAGGTAACTGATTAGTTCACATCATTTATACAGTTGAACCTCGATAGTTTTCAAGAATCTAACACAACCgacaaataaaatttggaattgAAATATGATGTCCAGATTTTCTTCTAGAACAAAATCATCATGAAACGTAGAGAAAGGATGATTTATTCACCTGTAATTCTACATTCCTAGTTTTGAGGTTAAATCTTATCTGTAACTTGAGTTGTTCAACAACAGGAGAATATATTTTTAACCAATTTTCTTTCAATGGTGAATATCTGTTAGCTGGCACAggaatttttctgaaatctttCTTTCCATCCTGGTGAAATAATATAATCCATTAAAGCTTCTtcaaaaaaagaataaatagtAATGAAAACGTTAACCTAGAACTGTAGAACTAACATTTTGAAAGACATTCCCATGCCAGAACCGGACTAGTAAGCCTGAAAAGTTTATCCTGCACCACCTTTTTAACACAATATCAGTATACTCTATTATCCCAATCGTTACCAAGAGCAAATCATACTACTGTACTGTCATATTTAAAAGAAGGGAATACAATAAGGCAGCTTATTCATATGGAAACCACAGCATTTCGTCCGGTTATcagccagtctggatttcatggccttttcgaacgagaaatcgggcgtgcaatcagaaattcccgtgtgcaaataagaatttctggcgtgcaaaacaactgcgcccgcTAAACTGATTTCGAActaagatacctctcaatacatccgcgtaaaaataagttggatcatagcaaaaatggacgtttgacctttgacccccaaaacatcatttctatattttgtcactaattttgaaaGTGTTTGTGCGAGAGAGagtagataccggtactgttcagtacatccgtgtaaaattattgtattaaaaatacgctgaatcagagccataACTGGCCAGCGTCGGTGAGGAGGCGATttttctcacgggattcctatcattcaacacgatatggtgatttttgcttcgcatttttcgatcaggccaAATCTTGCGAGCAagtattagtcgacaattgtaaagttataattttttggcatttttatattactagattattgatttaaaaactatttaaaccgatttacattggtgagcaattgcaaattttcggcgtgcaaaattgaattcgctcgcgtgcatttttgtggagcgctagcgccctcgggcgtgcatctgccatggaatccagtctgggttATCAGTCCAAGTCGATTAGGGCAATAATTTCATGAGTTGTTTTAAACATATGCAGACATCTGGACATGGGCGAAAGAAGCTATAACTGTATAACCACCCATCGGGcagcccagcaatcctctcacacataatcaTTCCCCACAGGATTCGAATCCATGCAATGTAATCAAAGATGCCATTACAAGCGTATTCCTATCAAAGCATCGACTAGCATGATGCACGAACCACTGGGCCAAGGCCGTCATTATTATTCGTTTATAGTCCATCCTCACTCAGTGTAAAAACAAAGCACTGTAGTTCTAAAAACTTTTGCAATTAAGGGATGGAAGGCTCattaaataatgatttttaaattATCCTGATTTCAGGATTTTTAATCAGTTCAAACCCGGTAAGTAGCAATAGAACCATTTCAAGAAATCAAAGTTTCAGTATTTAATACCACTATATCATTAAATTAGTTATTTACCAATAATTTGTCCCCACTTATCTGTGGAAAATGTGGTCTTTTGATCGTGGGTCCCGAATCATCCATCTCCATCTTTCTTTTAGATTTCATTTTTCTACTCCGAACGGTTTTGAATTCTTCGCTTTCTCCCGACATTTTATGTGAATTTATTAGATAAACGGTATGCAAAAAAGCAACCAGGCCGATGCTAAAACTGTAAGATGGCAGAAACGAACAACAGGACAATCGATTTTCTGAAAATCGCTCAGCTCAGCGAACATGTGTGTAGCCACGGATGAATGCGTTGAGATATCGGGGCGAGAATGTTACATTTGCGAGAA from Styela clava chromosome 12, kaStyClav1.hap1.2, whole genome shotgun sequence includes the following:
- the LOC120329554 gene encoding RNA-binding protein PNO1-like, giving the protein MSGESEEFKTVRSRKMKSKRKMEMDDSGPTIKRPHFPQISGDKLLDGKKDFRKIPVPANRYSPLKENWLKIYSPVVEQLKLQIRFNLKTRNVELQTCKQTTDIGALQRGADFVKAFILGFTVEDALALVRLDELFLESFQVTDVKPLKGDHLSRAIGRVAGSGGRTKFTIENVTKSRIVLADSHIHILGSYQNIRLARTAICNLILGSPPSKVYGNLRSVAGRVSERF